A single window of Micrococcaceae bacterium Sec5.1 DNA harbors:
- a CDS encoding sugar ABC transporter substrate-binding protein has product MTRRSLRTIRKSIAFVAAVGMLGLTAACSSPSSNQPEDGPVEIRFSWWGNATRAELTNKAIKEFEAANPNIKVKPEYGDIGGYFDKLATQVAANDAPDVITMGGAYPAEYANRGALLDLSKVDGSLDLSKMDQGALENGQVQGKQYGVSTGANALAIVVNPAVFQAAGVALPDDSKWSWDDFAKTAEDITAKSPKGTYGTATVLTHDSLDAFARQRGKSLYTQDGQLGLDKETVQDYFDFSLKLSESGAAPSASETVEKLNVSTEQTLMGMGQAGMMLTWSNSLTALSKASGAELKLLKLPGETPTPGIWLQSSQFYTISARSKHTDAAAKLVSFLVNNEAAAKIIQSDRGVPSNSGMRTAIKDLLTPQGKAEAAYIDQIGKMDFAPTFIGPTGSTAVSEITARINTEVLFKRLTPEKAAEQWLSESKAAIGK; this is encoded by the coding sequence CTTTCGTAGCAGCCGTCGGCATGCTGGGGCTCACCGCAGCCTGCTCCAGCCCCTCATCCAACCAGCCCGAAGACGGCCCCGTGGAAATCCGGTTCTCATGGTGGGGCAACGCCACCCGTGCCGAACTGACCAACAAGGCCATCAAGGAGTTCGAGGCTGCCAACCCCAACATCAAGGTCAAGCCGGAGTATGGCGACATAGGAGGCTACTTCGACAAGCTCGCTACCCAGGTGGCAGCAAACGACGCCCCCGATGTCATCACCATGGGCGGTGCCTACCCGGCCGAGTACGCCAATCGCGGGGCCCTGCTGGATCTGTCCAAGGTGGACGGCTCACTCGACCTCTCCAAAATGGATCAGGGAGCCTTGGAAAACGGGCAGGTCCAGGGCAAGCAGTACGGCGTCTCCACTGGTGCCAATGCCTTGGCCATCGTAGTGAACCCCGCTGTTTTCCAGGCTGCAGGCGTTGCCCTGCCGGACGACAGCAAGTGGTCCTGGGATGACTTCGCAAAGACCGCCGAAGACATCACAGCCAAGAGCCCCAAGGGAACATACGGCACAGCCACCGTCCTTACGCATGACTCGCTGGATGCCTTCGCCCGCCAACGTGGCAAGTCGCTGTACACTCAGGACGGCCAGCTGGGACTGGACAAGGAAACCGTGCAGGACTACTTCGACTTCTCGCTCAAGCTCAGCGAGTCAGGCGCTGCCCCCAGCGCTTCGGAAACCGTGGAGAAACTCAACGTCAGCACTGAACAGACACTTATGGGCATGGGGCAGGCCGGCATGATGCTCACTTGGTCCAACTCCCTGACCGCACTCAGCAAAGCCTCCGGCGCTGAGCTGAAGCTGCTGAAGTTGCCTGGCGAGACGCCCACGCCCGGCATCTGGCTGCAGTCATCGCAGTTCTACACCATCTCCGCGCGTAGCAAGCATACGGATGCCGCTGCCAAGCTGGTCAGCTTCCTGGTGAACAATGAGGCCGCAGCAAAGATCATCCAGAGCGACCGTGGCGTGCCCAGCAACTCCGGCATGCGTACGGCCATCAAGGATCTGCTCACGCCGCAGGGCAAGGCCGAGGCCGCCTACATCGACCAGATCGGGAAGATGGACTTCGCCCCTACGTTCATCGGTCCTACCGGTTCAACAGCAGTCTCCGAGATTACAGCTCGCATCAACACCGAAGTCCTTTTCAAGCGGCTGACCCCGGAGAAGGCCGCCGAACAGTGGCTTAGTGAGAGCAAGGCCGCCATCGGCAAATAG